One region of Salvelinus namaycush isolate Seneca chromosome 3, SaNama_1.0, whole genome shotgun sequence genomic DNA includes:
- the LOC120041259 gene encoding uncharacterized protein LOC120041259 has product MVMPIADDLLRRGMIKYEMFANITTSKTNQGKMREVYKALQSGGTPLKAAFYRILLKNERVLVINLAAEFVDRHRAELIQRVRMVMPIADDLLRRGMIYPEVYSNIQTANTSQDQMRELYKAVQSGGPEVKSAFYRILLKQEPHLVINLEDAVGDGEDGLNIGESSSGSIALEGPALPPASNILPGTGRKPAALASDEESVGKITYYTNNHLGKGADGIVFRGYFLCDDANKRPAAVKRIELAKQSSADREVALLLQLDDNPHVVRYFCTEKDGQFLYIAIELCAASLDKV; this is encoded by the exons ATGGTGATGCCCATAGCAGATGATCTGCTCAGAAGGGGCATGATCAAATATGAAATGTTTGCTAATATTACAACTTCCAAGACCAACCAAGGCAAGATGAGAGAGGTGTACAAAGCATTGCAGTCAGGAGGGACACCACTTAAAGCAGCCTTCTACAGGATTCTGCTGAAAAATGAACGTGTTCTGGTCATCAATCTGG CTGCTGAGTTTGTGGATAGACACAGGGCTGAGCTCATCCAGAGGGTCCGCATGGTGATGCCCATAGCAGATGATCTGCTCAGAAGGGGCATGATCTATCCTGAGGTGTACTCTAATATTCAAACTGCCAATACCAGCCAGGACCAGATGAGAGAGTTGTACAAAGCCGTACAGTCAGGAGGGCCAGAAGTTAAATCAGCCTTCTACAGGATTCTGCTGAAACAGGAACCTCATCTGGTCATCAATCTGG agGATGCTGTTGGAGATGGAGAAGATGGTTTGAACATTGGAGAATCTTCTTCAGGGAGCATTGCATTGGAAG GTCCTGCATTACCTCCTGCCTCCAATATATTGCCTGGGACTGGAAGAAAACCTGCTGCACTTG CATCAGATGAGGAATCGGTTGGAAAGATCACATACTACACCAATAACCATCTTGGAAAAGGTGCCGATGGAATTGTGTTCAG GGGTTACTTCCTTTGTGATGATGCCAACAAGCGTCCTGCGGCAGTGAAGAGAATTGAACTAGCAAAACAAAGCAGTGCTGATCGAGAGGTCGCTTTGCTTCTTCAATTGGACGACAATCCCCATGTCGTCCGGTACTTCTGCACTGAGAAGGACGGGCAATTCCTATACATTGCCATCGAGCTGTGTGCCGCCTCTTTAGATAAGGTTTAA
- the LOC120044673 gene encoding serine/threonine-protein kinase/endoribonuclease IRE1-like, whose protein sequence is MLRLYFCSVYIPRLECLGFISALIHGCLFQCFTKEKPFDLRGLKPVMLLQQTMIGLEHLHSHNIVHRDVKPHNILLKDHSDSVTVKISDFGMSKQLADGRQSYSMRSGALGTMGWNAPEVLDDSREVNPTSAVDIFSAGCVFYYVLTGGEHPFGKPNRRAGNIEDGKYNLDRLQKEKHEDIVATDLIEQMLNMEPQRRPSAESVLKHPFFWSLKKQLQFFQDVSDRIVMETSDGPIIQQLESRGQEVVKNNWMEQITAVLRKDLETRRGAYEEGSVKSLLRAIRNKKHHYHDSPKEVQETLGSIPDDFVSYFTSRFPHLLLHTYLAMRSFAEERTFQDYYLKFNTRLRRQKRTHPEPDVTTTKPTTKKM, encoded by the exons atgttgcgtttatatttttgttcagtgtacattccAAGGTTAGAATGCTTGGGGTTCATCAGCGCACTAATACATGGGTGTCTCTTCCAGTGTTTTACTAAAGAAAAACCTTTTGACCTTCGTGGACTGAAACCAGTGATGCTGCTGCAGCAGACCATGATAGGACTGGAACACCTGCACTCTCACAACATAG TCCACCGTGATGTGAAGCCCCACAACATCCTGTTGAAAGACCACTCTGACTCAGTCACGGTCAAGATCTCAGACTTTGGGATGAGTAAGCAGTTGGCGGACGGCAGACAAAGCTACAGCATGAGGTCGGGAGCCCTTGGCACCATGGGCTGGAATGCcccagaggtcctggatgacagcaGGGAAGTAAACCCT ACCAGTGCTGTGGACATCTTCTCTGCCGGCTGTGTGTTTTACTATGTGTTGACAGGAGGAGAAcatccatttggaaaacccaatAGGCGGGCTGGTAACATCGAGGATGGCAAATACAACCTTGACAGATTACAGAAAGAAAAACATG AGGACATTGTGGCCACAGACCTGATAGAACAGATGCTGAACATGGAGCCCCAGAGGAGGCCTTCTGCTGAGAGCGTGCTCAAACACCCCTTCTTCTGGAGCTTGAAGAAACAGCTGCAGTTCTTCCAG GACGTGAGTGATAGAATTGTAATGGAGACATCGGATGGTCCAATCATACAGCAGCTGGAGTCAAGGGGACAGGAAGTGGTGAAGAATAACTGGATGGAACAAATCACAGCAGTTCTGCGGAAAG ATCTAGAAACACGTAGAGGAGCATATGAAGAGGGCTCTGTTAAAAGTCTTCTACGTGCCATAAGAAACAAG AAACACCATTACCACGATTCTCCTAAGGAGGTCCAGGAGACTCTGGGCTCCATCCCTGATGACTTTGTCTCCTACTTCACTTCCCGCTTCCCCCACCTGCTGCTGCACACCTACCTCGCCATGCGTTCCTTTGCTGAGGAGCGGACTTTCCAAGATTACTACCTCAAGTTCAACACGAGACTTAGACGGCAGAAGAGAACACACCCAGAGCCTGACGTGACGACAACCAAGCCAACAACTAAAAAAATGTGA